The proteins below are encoded in one region of Paraburkholderia aromaticivorans:
- the hpnD gene encoding presqualene diphosphate synthase HpnD, translated as MAVSNLVVDDTEIDAAAATSGSSFYLAMRILPAAQRDAMYQVYAFCRAVDDIADSDLPRAERVAALERWRADIDACYAGAPRASLRALTRHIHTFHLQREDFHAMIDGMAMDAAEDICAPDEDTLDLYCDRVASAAGRLSVRIFGMQEEPGRLLAHHLGRALQLTNILRDIDEDAGINRCYLPHELLAREGIAVTNPTQIADDPSLPRVCATLAERAKEHFAASDAIMDREPRNHVRAPRIMSGVYRVLLERTLERGFDIPRTKVSKPKLRMLWIVARYALF; from the coding sequence TTGGCTGTTTCCAATCTTGTCGTGGACGATACAGAAATCGACGCCGCTGCCGCCACATCCGGCAGTTCGTTCTATCTCGCCATGCGCATCCTGCCGGCCGCGCAGCGCGATGCGATGTATCAGGTCTACGCTTTCTGCCGCGCCGTCGACGATATCGCCGACAGCGACCTGCCGCGCGCCGAACGCGTCGCCGCGCTCGAGCGCTGGCGGGCCGATATCGACGCGTGCTATGCCGGCGCGCCGCGCGCTTCGCTGCGCGCGCTGACGCGGCACATTCATACGTTTCATCTGCAACGCGAAGATTTTCACGCGATGATCGACGGCATGGCGATGGACGCCGCCGAAGACATCTGCGCACCCGATGAAGACACGCTCGACCTCTATTGCGACCGGGTCGCCAGCGCGGCGGGCCGTCTATCGGTGAGGATATTCGGGATGCAGGAAGAGCCCGGCCGTTTGCTCGCGCATCATCTGGGCCGCGCGCTGCAACTCACCAACATCCTGCGCGACATCGACGAAGACGCCGGCATCAACCGCTGCTATCTGCCGCACGAATTGCTGGCGCGCGAAGGCATCGCGGTGACGAATCCCACGCAGATCGCCGACGATCCGTCGCTGCCGCGCGTGTGCGCCACGCTCGCCGAGCGGGCCAAGGAGCACTTCGCCGCCTCCGACGCGATCATGGACCGCGAGCCGCGCAACCACGTGCGCGCGCCGCGCATCATGTCGGGCGTGTATCGCGTGCTGCTCGAACGGACGCTGGAGCGCGGCTTCGACATTCCGCGGACGAAGGTCAGCAAGCCGAAACTCCGCATGTTGTGGATCGTCGCGCGTTACGCGCTCTTCTGA